The Eleutherodactylus coqui strain aEleCoq1 chromosome 6, aEleCoq1.hap1, whole genome shotgun sequence genome window below encodes:
- the LOC136572077 gene encoding olfactory receptor 5V1-like — translation MHEDNHSIISEFILVGLSDSQELQNFLFVIFLSIYIITVGGNVYIIFAYTFSSSLHTPMYFFLANFSFLDICYITGTVPKMLANFLSEQKTISIYGCAIQMYCVWLLGGTECYILAAMAYDRYNAICHPLLYKVIVNNVICMQLIIGSWIIGAINSLIHTVLTFSLTFCSNKINHFFCDAPPVLELSCTSTWINELVIFHIGGCVIIGSFILIMMSYVKIISTVLKVHSTSGRWRTFSTCTSHLIVVTIFYGSGIFMYFRPKSSYGMHQDRVVSVMYTVVAPMLNPFVYSLRNSEVKLAMKRILYQLLKF, via the coding sequence ATGCATGAGGACAATCACAGCATTATATCAGAATTTATTTTGGTGGGACTTTCTGATTCACAAGAACTCCAAAATTTTCTCTTTGTGATATTTTTGTCCATCTATATTATCACAGTGGGTGGTAATGTATATATCATTTTTGCATATACATTCAGTTCTAGTCTTCACACCCCTATGTATTTTTTCCTAGCTAACTTCTCTTTTCTGGACATATGTTACATCACAGGCACAGTTCCCAAAATGTTAGCAAACTTCTTATCAGAGCAGAAGACCATCTCAATATATGGATGCGCTATACAGATGTATTGTGTTTGGCTGCTTGGTGGTACAGAGTGCTACATTCTGGCAGCCATGGCTTATGACCGCTATAACGCCATATGTCACCCTCTTTTATATAAAGTCATTGTGAATAATGTCATTTGTATGCAGCTCATTATCGGTTCATGGATTATCGGGGCAATAAATTCTCTTATACACACTGTCCTCACGTTCTCATTGACCTTCTGTAGTAATAAGATCAACCATTTCTTCTGTGATGCTCCACCTGTTCTTGAACTATCGTGTACGAGCACCTGGATAAATGAACTCGTCATCTTTCACATAGGTGGTTGCGTCATCATTGGTTCTTTCATATTGATAATGATGTCTTACGTTAAGATCATCTCAACCGTTCTGAAGGTTCATTCAACATCTGGAAGATGGAGAACTTTTTCAACTTGTACTTCCCACTTAATTGTAGTTACAATATTTTATGGGTCTGGTATCTTCATGTATTTCAGGCCAAAATCAAGTTATGGAATGCACCAGGACAGGGTGGTCTCTGTCATGTATACAGTGGTCGCACCAATGTTAAACCCTTTTGTGTACAGTCTAAGGAACAGTGAAGTAAAATtggcaatgaaaaggatattgtaTCAACTACTAAAATTCTGA